A genome region from Armatimonadota bacterium includes the following:
- a CDS encoding GntR family transcriptional regulator, giving the protein MRLQTTAQQVVEQIRELIHQGRLGPGAHLPSVRELALRFGVSQSTVREAIQILSALGLVDVRQGRGTVVASPTADGAGDPAAWLPWLESHRDDVLALLEVREVLETKAAALAARAVANASGDAGRHLSALEANVAEMAVAARSRDIVALEQIDLAFHGLIADLGGNPYLVYLSRSINYVFADRRAVMALPGRALQSVEQHRLILEAIKAGNATEAAERMSRHLQSTMASVRALRASGDGPADRSVGTEGPMTGEADGGRDSLSG; this is encoded by the coding sequence GTGCGTCTGCAGACCACCGCGCAGCAGGTGGTCGAGCAGATCCGCGAGCTGATTCACCAAGGCCGCCTGGGTCCGGGGGCCCACTTGCCTTCCGTCAGGGAACTGGCGCTCCGATTTGGCGTGAGCCAATCCACCGTTCGGGAGGCGATCCAGATCCTGTCGGCCCTCGGGCTGGTCGACGTCCGCCAGGGGCGGGGGACAGTTGTCGCGTCACCGACCGCTGACGGAGCCGGCGATCCGGCCGCCTGGTTGCCCTGGCTGGAGTCGCACCGCGACGATGTCCTGGCTCTGCTTGAGGTCAGAGAGGTCCTGGAGACGAAGGCGGCGGCCCTGGCCGCCCGGGCTGTGGCCAACGCCTCCGGGGACGCGGGGCGGCACCTCTCGGCACTGGAGGCCAACGTGGCCGAGATGGCCGTCGCCGCCCGCAGCCGGGACATCGTCGCCCTGGAGCAGATCGACCTGGCCTTTCACGGCCTCATCGCCGACCTGGGCGGCAACCCCTACCTGGTCTACCTCTCGCGCTCGATCAACTACGTCTTCGCCGACCGGCGGGCGGTGATGGCACTCCCGGGTCGCGCCCTGCAGTCGGTGGAGCAGCACCGTCTGATCCTCGAGGCGATCAAGGCCGGCAACGCAACGGAGGCGGCCGAGCGCATGTCCAGACACCTGCAGTCCACGATGGCGTCGGTGCGGGCCCTGCGCGCCAGCGGAGACGGGCCGGCGGACCGGTCCGTGGGGACCGAGGGGCCGATGACCGGGGAGGCGGACGGAGGCCGAGACTCTCTGTCGGGGTAG
- a CDS encoding ABC-ATPase domain-containing protein — MLPAERLRDKLLTIEGKGYGAYKALMGAYRFPRHVLYIDHVQPDPFAPPSLLRIRVDMAEAQLPPELWATRVRRVALEDFLGRRMAEALRAHVRPRRGAGRSGQVTVDAGGQEILERTAVRLTEEYVEVRLAAGLPAEGRRPLPKDATALFFDELPRALEAALYWSRLDGAAARRHVEVAEDHAALQAALREHGLVALVAEGAILPRESGVSELPLPAHRAVPFRAPEGLRVTLHAPNRGPVTGMGIPRGITLIVGGGFHGKSTLLRALVRGVYPHVPGDGREYVVTLPGAVKIRAEDGRRIARVDISPFIGTLPGGVETTAFSTDNASGSTSQAANIMEALEVGAQVLLMDEDTCATNFMIRDELMQRLVPKALEPITPFVDQVRHLRDALGVSTILVIGGSGDYLGVADTVILMDHFVPRVVTEEARRLAAEHGDRRVPEGRPFGPPRPRLPLPQGFNPYRGRRVRVNARGLRTIVFGRDVIDLSAVEQVVDESQTRAIGDAIFYALEQEYFDGTRTLSQVLDALMADIDRRGLEVLSTFEGHPGDYARPRRFEVAAAINRLRTLVVRQAGGADTPSAEPMMPGAGEVGANAGRSPGSHMPPPMPLGAPPGSGRSQPSPMEADAPVGADTEMRQADAAGDPGLIDT; from the coding sequence ATGCTGCCGGCGGAACGCCTCCGCGACAAGCTCCTGACCATCGAGGGGAAGGGCTATGGAGCGTACAAGGCCCTGATGGGGGCCTACCGTTTCCCCCGCCACGTCCTCTACATCGACCACGTCCAGCCCGACCCCTTCGCCCCGCCCTCCCTGCTCCGGATCCGGGTCGACATGGCCGAAGCCCAGCTCCCTCCGGAGCTGTGGGCCACGCGGGTCCGACGGGTGGCCCTGGAGGACTTCCTGGGGCGCCGCATGGCCGAGGCGCTGCGGGCGCATGTCCGGCCGCGTCGGGGCGCGGGCCGGTCCGGGCAGGTGACGGTGGACGCCGGGGGGCAGGAGATCCTCGAGCGCACCGCCGTCCGGCTGACGGAGGAGTACGTGGAGGTGCGACTGGCGGCAGGGCTCCCCGCGGAGGGCCGCCGGCCGCTGCCCAAAGACGCGACAGCCCTCTTCTTCGACGAGCTCCCGCGCGCGCTGGAGGCGGCCCTGTACTGGTCGCGGCTCGATGGGGCGGCGGCCCGCCGGCACGTCGAGGTCGCCGAGGACCACGCCGCCCTGCAGGCTGCCCTGCGCGAGCACGGGCTCGTCGCCTTGGTCGCCGAGGGCGCCATCCTCCCGCGGGAGAGCGGCGTCTCCGAGCTCCCCCTGCCCGCCCACCGTGCCGTGCCCTTCCGCGCCCCGGAGGGGCTCCGCGTCACCCTGCACGCGCCCAACCGTGGCCCGGTCACGGGCATGGGCATCCCGCGGGGGATCACCCTGATTGTCGGCGGCGGCTTTCACGGGAAATCCACCTTGCTCCGCGCCCTCGTCCGCGGCGTCTACCCGCACGTCCCCGGCGACGGGCGGGAGTACGTCGTCACGCTCCCCGGGGCGGTGAAGATCCGGGCTGAAGACGGCCGCCGGATCGCCCGGGTGGACATCAGCCCCTTCATCGGCACCCTGCCCGGCGGGGTGGAGACGACCGCGTTCTCCACCGACAACGCCAGCGGCAGCACCTCCCAGGCCGCCAACATCATGGAGGCGCTCGAGGTGGGTGCGCAGGTCCTCCTGATGGACGAGGACACCTGTGCCACCAACTTCATGATCCGTGACGAGCTGATGCAGCGGCTCGTCCCGAAGGCGCTGGAGCCGATCACCCCCTTCGTCGACCAGGTGCGCCACCTGCGCGACGCCCTGGGTGTCTCCACCATCCTGGTGATCGGCGGGTCGGGGGATTATTTGGGGGTGGCCGACACGGTCATCCTCATGGACCACTTCGTGCCCCGGGTGGTGACGGAGGAGGCCCGGCGGCTGGCGGCCGAGCACGGGGACCGGCGCGTGCCGGAGGGACGGCCCTTCGGCCCGCCCCGCCCGCGTCTGCCCCTCCCGCAGGGGTTCAACCCCTACCGGGGGCGGCGGGTACGGGTGAACGCCCGGGGGCTGCGGACCATCGTCTTCGGGCGTGATGTCATCGACCTCTCCGCCGTGGAGCAGGTGGTGGACGAGAGCCAGACCCGGGCCATCGGGGACGCCATCTTCTACGCCCTGGAGCAGGAGTACTTCGACGGCACCCGCACGCTGAGCCAGGTGCTGGACGCGCTCATGGCGGACATCGACCGGCGCGGGCTCGAGGTCCTCTCCACCTTCGAGGGCCACCCGGGCGACTACGCGCGGCCGCGGCGGTTCGAGGTGGCCGCAGCCATCAACCGGCTGCGGACGCTGGTGGTGCGACAGGCAGGCGGAGCCGACACCCCCTCCGCGGAGCCCATGATGCCGGGCGCGGGTGAGGTGGGGGCAAACGCAGGGCGTTCCCCAGGCAGCCACATGCCCCCCCCGATGCCGCTGGGCGCGCCACCAGGGTCAGGGCGGAGCCAGCCGTCACCGATGGAGGCTGACGCGCCGGTTGGAGCTGACACGGAGATGCGGCAGGCGGACGCTGCTGGCGATCCGGGCTTGATCGACACCTGA
- a CDS encoding M20 family metallopeptidase, whose product MAQVTVPDVTAEIARQRPTLCGLLGALVRTDTTNPPGDTRRAVDLVASRLRSAGLDFQILADEPKKPNLLLRLGRGRPELLLLTHLDTVPPGDPGAWRHPPFAAQLVGTRLYGLGAGDPKGCAAAMVVAVETLARLAVPLAGSLLLALVSDEEVGGARGTEMLVTRGFLRPDRVIVGEVTNNRIAIAEKGVLWVRLVTRGRTAHGSTPWTGVNAIRSMVRVLAALDAEIGTALARRTHPLTPPPSLSFGTIRGGIATNVVPDRCEATIDRRTLPEESPQEALAEIDRVIARLRHEDPDLDVTVEPIQTGPPVETSPEALLVRAAQEAAITLGLDPSPVGYQQASDGRFFSVRGVETILFGPGIPELAHASDEYVDLDDVMTAATFYAQVAIRLLGRS is encoded by the coding sequence ATGGCCCAGGTCACCGTCCCCGATGTCACGGCCGAGATCGCCCGACAGCGGCCCACGCTGTGCGGGCTGCTGGGGGCGCTCGTGCGCACCGACACGACCAACCCGCCCGGGGACACGCGCCGCGCCGTGGACCTGGTGGCGTCCCGGCTGCGCAGCGCCGGCCTCGACTTCCAGATTCTGGCCGACGAGCCCAAGAAGCCCAACCTGCTCCTGCGGCTCGGCCGCGGCCGGCCGGAGCTGCTCCTCCTCACCCACCTGGACACCGTCCCCCCGGGCGACCCTGGAGCGTGGCGGCACCCGCCCTTCGCCGCGCAGCTGGTAGGCACGCGGCTGTACGGGCTCGGTGCCGGCGACCCCAAGGGGTGTGCGGCGGCGATGGTGGTGGCGGTGGAGACGCTGGCGCGCCTGGCCGTCCCGCTGGCCGGTTCGCTGCTCCTCGCCCTCGTCAGCGACGAAGAGGTGGGCGGAGCGCGCGGCACGGAGATGCTGGTCACGCGCGGCTTCCTGCGCCCCGACCGCGTCATCGTGGGGGAGGTGACCAACAACCGCATCGCCATCGCCGAGAAGGGCGTGCTCTGGGTCCGCCTGGTCACGCGGGGGCGCACGGCGCACGGCTCCACGCCCTGGACGGGCGTGAACGCCATCCGCTCGATGGTCCGCGTGCTGGCGGCGCTGGACGCCGAGATCGGGACGGCGCTGGCCCGGCGCACCCACCCGCTCACGCCGCCGCCCTCACTGAGCTTCGGGACGATTCGCGGCGGCATCGCCACGAATGTCGTGCCCGACCGGTGCGAGGCGACCATCGACCGCCGGACCCTCCCGGAGGAGAGCCCGCAGGAGGCCCTGGCCGAGATCGACCGCGTGATCGCCCGCCTGCGGCACGAGGACCCGGACCTGGACGTCACCGTCGAGCCCATTCAGACGGGACCGCCGGTGGAGACCTCTCCCGAGGCCCTGCTGGTGCGGGCGGCCCAGGAGGCGGCCATCACCCTGGGCCTGGACCCCAGCCCGGTGGGCTACCAGCAGGCCAGCGACGGCCGCTTCTTCAGCGTGCGGGGTGTGGAGACGATCCTCTTCGGCCCCGGCATCCCCGAGCTGGCCCACGCGTCGGACGAGTACGTCGACCTGGACGATGTGATGACCGCCGCGACCTTCTACGCCCAGGTGGCCATCAGGTTGCTGGGGCGGTCCTGA
- a CDS encoding S41 family peptidase — MKRRAAPWQVLALGVVLAAGLLLAPHVGRGQAAPADAGLVLEALGVLDQHYVDPVDRVRLLNAALTTLERALAAAGVTVTLEPLPPGTTDGEADRLFRARFDAAQAAVQGKLSAQALAYAAIRGMTAAFNDSHTGFMTPEQYTERLRKQRREAFFSGVGIVLLPNEGRFYVRDVIPNTPAQRAGVRRFDRILRVGDVSTSGLEVDQVVNLIRGPEGTAVTLTLQRPGRPTPLVVTVVRAPIEMPSVFAAEMVQPGIGYVQLYQFVEGTTAEMRAALGRLLGQGMRALVLDVRGNSGGFLHELRGTLNLLLPAGLPIYQETTRGGQTTVVRTRAPAFLPRTVPMVVLVDEGSASAAELLAAALKEHGRALIVGTKTAGAVEASTLYRLSDGSALSVTILRMRSAKGARLEREGVTPHVTLELTVEDLERGVDPPLARAVQLARQRVAAGRVPTVAQSPRP, encoded by the coding sequence GTGAAGCGACGGGCTGCGCCGTGGCAGGTCCTGGCCCTCGGGGTGGTCCTGGCTGCGGGCCTGCTCCTGGCGCCGCATGTCGGCCGGGGGCAGGCCGCACCTGCCGACGCCGGGCTGGTCCTGGAGGCCCTCGGGGTGCTCGACCAGCACTACGTCGACCCGGTCGACCGCGTGCGGCTGCTGAACGCGGCGCTGACCACTCTGGAGCGGGCGCTGGCCGCGGCCGGCGTGACCGTCACCCTCGAGCCCCTGCCGCCGGGGACCACCGACGGCGAGGCGGACCGCCTTTTCCGCGCCCGCTTCGACGCCGCACAGGCGGCGGTCCAGGGGAAGCTCTCGGCCCAGGCGCTGGCCTACGCCGCCATCCGCGGGATGACCGCCGCCTTCAACGACTCCCACACAGGCTTCATGACGCCGGAGCAGTACACCGAGCGCCTGCGCAAGCAGCGCCGCGAGGCCTTCTTCTCCGGTGTCGGCATCGTGCTGCTGCCGAACGAGGGGCGCTTCTACGTGCGGGACGTCATCCCCAACACCCCGGCCCAGCGCGCCGGCGTGCGACGGTTCGACCGCATCCTGCGCGTCGGCGATGTCTCCACCAGCGGCCTGGAGGTGGACCAGGTGGTGAACCTGATCCGCGGTCCCGAGGGGACGGCGGTGACGCTGACCCTGCAGCGTCCCGGCCGCCCCACGCCGCTCGTCGTGACCGTGGTGCGGGCGCCCATCGAGATGCCCTCCGTCTTCGCCGCGGAGATGGTCCAGCCCGGCATCGGCTACGTCCAGCTCTACCAGTTCGTCGAGGGGACGACGGCGGAGATGCGGGCCGCGCTGGGGCGGCTGCTCGGGCAGGGGATGCGGGCGCTGGTGCTGGACGTGCGCGGCAACAGCGGCGGCTTCCTCCACGAGCTGCGCGGGACGCTGAACCTGCTGCTCCCGGCGGGGCTCCCCATCTACCAGGAGACGACGCGGGGCGGGCAGACGACGGTCGTGCGCACCCGGGCGCCGGCCTTCCTGCCGCGGACGGTGCCGATGGTGGTCCTGGTGGACGAGGGCAGCGCGTCGGCGGCCGAGCTGCTGGCCGCGGCGTTGAAGGAGCACGGGCGGGCCCTGATCGTGGGGACGAAGACGGCCGGCGCCGTGGAGGCGAGCACGCTCTACCGCCTCTCCGACGGCTCGGCGCTCTCGGTGACGATCCTGCGGATGCGCTCGGCGAAGGGCGCCCGGCTGGAGCGCGAGGGCGTGACCCCGCACGTCACCCTGGAGCTCACCGTCGAGGATCTGGAGCGGGGGGTGGACCCGCCGCTGGCCCGGGCGGTGCAGCTCGCCCGGCAGCGGGTGGCCGCCGGCCGGGTACCGACGGTGGCGCAGTCCCCGCGACCCTAG
- a CDS encoding cytochrome c biogenesis protein CcdA, with amino-acid sequence MAEVGILVAFAAGVLGFLSPCIVPLIPGYVSFVSGVALPALDPRERRRHLARVLSATALFVLGFALVFTALGASASVVGGFVLTNRVWLSRVGGAVVLLLGVAVLTRAPFLLRERRIRLTHRPVGLLGAIPVGMAFGFAWTPCVGPVLAAVLTLAATQQDAATGATLLFAYSLGLGVPFLVTAAALVLAFDTLGVLRRLTGPTTALSGAFLVVMGLALVTDLVYTVNAWLFRLLPFRPAL; translated from the coding sequence GTGGCTGAGGTCGGCATCCTCGTCGCCTTCGCGGCGGGCGTGCTGGGGTTCCTGTCGCCCTGCATCGTCCCCCTCATCCCCGGCTACGTCTCGTTCGTCTCGGGGGTCGCGCTCCCCGCGCTGGACCCGCGGGAGCGCCGCCGTCACCTGGCCCGCGTGCTCAGCGCCACGGCCCTCTTCGTCCTGGGGTTTGCCCTGGTGTTCACGGCGCTGGGGGCGTCGGCCTCGGTGGTCGGCGGCTTCGTCCTGACCAACCGGGTCTGGCTGAGCCGCGTGGGTGGGGCCGTGGTCCTCCTCCTGGGGGTGGCGGTGCTGACCCGTGCGCCGTTCCTCCTGCGGGAGCGACGCATCCGCCTGACCCACCGCCCCGTTGGCCTGCTGGGGGCGATCCCCGTGGGGATGGCCTTCGGCTTCGCCTGGACGCCGTGCGTGGGGCCGGTGCTGGCGGCGGTGCTGACGCTGGCGGCGACGCAGCAGGATGCCGCGACGGGCGCGACGTTGCTCTTCGCCTACTCGCTCGGGCTGGGGGTGCCGTTCCTCGTCACCGCCGCGGCGCTCGTCCTGGCGTTCGACACGCTCGGCGTCCTGCGCCGCCTGACCGGACCGACGACGGCGCTGAGCGGCGCCTTCCTGGTGGTCATGGGGCTGGCGCTGGTGACCGACCTCGTGTATACGGTGAACGCCTGGCTCTTCCGGCTGCTGCCCTTCCGGCCGGCGCTGTGA
- a CDS encoding SAM-dependent chlorinase/fluorinase: MRLLTLLSDFGSASPYPAAMKAVVAARVEALFLDITHDVPRHDVRQGAYLLAAVAPFCPPGTVHLAVVDPGVGTARRPLVVRSGGHLFVGPDNGLLLPAARRLGRPQAWTLDPGVALPGASTTFHGRDLFAPAAARLLAGELPDRLGVPVTDLVDLAWAVGRREGEDLVGEVLYIDPFGNLITSIPATLLPGAGALRLETPGSTREVAVRRTYGEGVTGELLVLAGSDGLVEVAVREGSAAAVLGLGPGAPVRLKPA, from the coding sequence ATGCGGCTGCTCACCCTGCTCTCCGACTTCGGGTCCGCCTCGCCCTACCCGGCCGCGATGAAAGCCGTCGTGGCCGCGCGGGTGGAGGCGCTCTTCCTGGACATCACCCACGACGTGCCGCGCCACGACGTCCGGCAGGGGGCCTACCTGCTCGCCGCGGTGGCGCCGTTCTGCCCGCCGGGCACGGTCCACCTGGCCGTGGTGGATCCCGGCGTCGGTACCGCCCGCCGCCCGCTGGTGGTCCGCAGCGGGGGGCACCTCTTCGTCGGGCCGGACAACGGGCTGCTGCTCCCCGCGGCTCGCCGTCTGGGGCGGCCGCAGGCCTGGACCCTTGACCCGGGTGTGGCGCTCCCGGGTGCCTCCACGACGTTCCACGGGCGGGACCTGTTTGCCCCGGCCGCCGCCCGCCTGCTGGCGGGAGAACTTCCCGACCGCCTGGGCGTGCCGGTCACGGACCTCGTCGACCTCGCCTGGGCCGTGGGGCGGCGGGAGGGGGAGGATCTGGTCGGCGAGGTCCTCTACATCGACCCCTTCGGGAACCTGATCACCAGCATCCCCGCGACCCTGCTGCCCGGGGCCGGCGCCCTCCGCCTGGAGACGCCGGGCAGCACGCGGGAGGTGGCGGTGCGGCGGACGTACGGCGAGGGGGTGACGGGAGAACTCCTCGTGCTGGCGGGCAGCGACGGCCTCGTGGAGGTCGCGGTCCGGGAGGGGAGCGCCGCGGCGGTGCTAGGTCTCGGGCCGGGCGCGCCGGTGCGGCTGAAGCCGGCGTAG
- a CDS encoding DNA-formamidopyrimidine glycosylase family protein — protein MPELPEVETARRTLRPILGRRITAVEVLRPVAVRTHTAPALARALRGKRVERLERLGKSLVLRVDGHALRFHFKLWGAVRLHRRPPAPDRETALLLTFDDGSALEFRELQLSEIHLVRLRDHEVPGVEELGIDPLSRAFTRSAFEARLAGARGAVWTVLTDQARVAGIGNLWAHEIAHRAGLAPHRPVESLGEAERAALYDAVRTVLREAVRLGGEPDFVDARGRHGRFPLAVYGRAGQPCPRDGTPIRQGRLGGRPSFWCPTCQR, from the coding sequence GTGCCCGAGCTGCCCGAGGTCGAGACCGCCCGCCGCACCCTGCGCCCCATCCTGGGCCGGCGCATCACCGCGGTGGAGGTGTTGCGGCCGGTGGCGGTGCGCACCCACACTGCCCCCGCCCTGGCGCGGGCGCTGCGCGGGAAGCGCGTGGAGCGCCTGGAACGGCTGGGGAAGTCGCTCGTCTTGCGTGTGGACGGGCACGCGCTGCGCTTCCACTTCAAACTCTGGGGCGCGGTGCGGCTCCACCGGCGCCCTCCCGCTCCCGACCGGGAGACCGCGCTCCTCCTCACCTTCGATGACGGCAGCGCCCTTGAGTTCCGGGAGCTGCAGCTCAGCGAGATCCACCTGGTGCGGCTGCGGGACCACGAGGTGCCCGGCGTCGAGGAGCTGGGGATCGACCCGCTGAGCCGCGCCTTCACGCGCTCCGCCTTCGAGGCGCGCCTGGCGGGGGCCCGGGGCGCCGTCTGGACGGTCCTCACCGACCAGGCGCGCGTTGCCGGGATCGGCAACCTCTGGGCTCACGAAATCGCCCACCGGGCCGGCCTGGCGCCCCACCGGCCGGTGGAGTCCCTCGGTGAGGCCGAGCGGGCGGCGCTCTACGACGCAGTGCGCACCGTGCTGCGCGAAGCCGTCCGCCTGGGCGGCGAGCCGGACTTCGTCGACGCCCGCGGACGGCACGGGCGGTTCCCGCTGGCGGTCTACGGGCGGGCCGGCCAGCCCTGCCCGCGCGACGGCACGCCGATCCGGCAGGGGCGCCTGGGCGGCCGTCCGTCGTTCTGGTGCCCCACCTGCCAGCGGTGA
- a CDS encoding DNA-formamidopyrimidine glycosylase family protein: MPELPFVQVLVETLRAKVVGRPVTGVHVLAPSLLKTVEPPLGSVAAVPPRRVEAARRRGKLLLLDLSGGLTLILHLKRDGRLLLAPGARRPARDVALVLRLDGGEEVRLVEPGPRKRAGLWVRPTAEAERLEPVAALGVEPLEAAFTPDVLDALLDRARTQAKRFLTTQTFLAGIGNAYADEILWEARCSPFAITATLDDAARRRLYEAVRIVLDRAVEAHRRRFAGTWPQREPLDLLRVHRHAREPCPRCGTLLAAVYYAEHETTYCPTCQTGGKVYADRRLSRLLR, from the coding sequence ATGCCTGAGCTGCCCTTCGTGCAGGTCCTGGTGGAGACGCTCAGGGCGAAGGTCGTCGGCCGCCCCGTCACCGGCGTCCACGTCCTGGCCCCCTCCCTGCTCAAGACCGTGGAGCCGCCGCTCGGCAGCGTCGCGGCCGTGCCGCCCCGCCGCGTGGAGGCCGCGCGCCGCCGCGGGAAGCTCCTCCTCCTCGACCTGAGCGGGGGACTGACCCTGATCCTCCACCTGAAGCGCGATGGCCGTCTGCTGCTCGCCCCGGGCGCGCGCCGGCCGGCGCGCGACGTCGCCCTCGTGCTGCGGCTGGACGGCGGCGAAGAGGTGCGCCTGGTCGAGCCGGGCCCCAGGAAGCGGGCGGGGCTGTGGGTGCGCCCCACCGCCGAGGCGGAGCGCCTCGAGCCGGTCGCGGCGTTGGGCGTGGAGCCGCTGGAGGCGGCCTTCACTCCCGACGTGCTGGACGCCCTCCTGGACCGGGCGCGCACCCAGGCCAAGCGCTTCCTCACCACGCAGACGTTCCTGGCCGGCATCGGCAACGCCTATGCCGACGAGATCCTCTGGGAGGCCCGCTGCTCCCCCTTCGCCATCACCGCCACGCTGGATGACGCAGCCCGCCGCCGCCTCTACGAGGCCGTCCGCATCGTGCTCGACCGGGCGGTGGAGGCGCACCGCCGCCGCTTCGCCGGCACCTGGCCGCAGCGCGAGCCGCTCGACCTGCTGCGCGTCCACCGCCACGCCCGCGAGCCCTGCCCGCGTTGCGGGACGCTCCTTGCCGCCGTCTACTACGCCGAGCACGAGACGACCTACTGTCCGACCTGCCAGACCGGCGGCAAGGTCTACGCCGACCGCCGCCTCTCCCGCCTCCTGCGCTAG
- a CDS encoding O-methyltransferase produces the protein MARMPDVLEARLNAYLDGLLPPRDPLLADLEAQAREERIPISGPHVGHLLAALIGATRPARALEVGTAIGYAAIWMGRALRETGGRLLTVELRESMAARARRNLAEAGLAEVVEVRVGAALDVLPQLDPGFGLIFLDAVKAEYPAYLEHALRLTTPGGLILADNALLGGEVIPGSGPGFWDEEAREGVRAYNARAFSDPALLSVILPLHDGVTLSLRR, from the coding sequence ATGGCGCGCATGCCGGACGTGCTCGAAGCGCGACTCAACGCCTACCTCGATGGCCTGCTGCCTCCACGCGACCCGTTGCTGGCCGATCTGGAGGCCCAGGCGCGCGAGGAGCGCATCCCCATCTCCGGCCCCCACGTCGGCCACCTCCTGGCGGCCCTGATCGGGGCGACCCGCCCGGCGCGGGCCCTGGAGGTGGGCACCGCCATCGGGTACGCCGCCATCTGGATGGGCCGCGCGCTGCGCGAGACGGGCGGCCGGCTGCTCACCGTGGAGCTGCGCGAGTCCATGGCGGCGCGGGCGCGGCGCAATCTGGCGGAGGCGGGGCTGGCGGAGGTGGTGGAGGTGCGCGTGGGTGCCGCCCTGGACGTGCTGCCCCAGCTGGACCCCGGCTTCGGCCTGATCTTCCTGGATGCGGTGAAGGCCGAGTACCCCGCCTACCTCGAGCACGCCCTGCGCCTGACCACGCCGGGCGGCCTCATCCTGGCGGACAACGCCCTCCTCGGGGGAGAGGTCATCCCCGGCTCGGGCCCGGGGTTCTGGGACGAGGAGGCCCGGGAGGGCGTCCGCGCCTACAACGCGCGCGCCTTCAGCGATCCCGCGCTCCTCTCCGTGATCCTGCCGCTGCACGACGGGGTGACGCTCAGCCTGCGCCGGTGA
- a CDS encoding S41 family peptidase produces the protein MRPRAMSRCYCVVALLVVAALALPDPTAAAEAQTALAAVLGAYHRLHDEHLQPLGPEVLLTRALAAAFRQVRVGRPVPSPVVADVGEAGRPAGAFDLRGDEARDLQRFQQVFLLALAGAPHLPPLVVGHAAIRGMTQAYHDPYTRLLDEDGAAGPPVPGRTAVTVRALDGGLAHLVVPTLAGAVPRQALQAITALQARGTRGLILDLRGNGGGPVLGAMLLAGPFLPSGPVARARYRSGRTVPYPVLPARRFEGGVAVLVDGGTASAAEILAAALQEEGIPLVGRRTYGKALVQSVWRLPDGAILQYTTARVLTPQGRDLGDHGLAPDVAVARGEDPLAAAAALLRARP, from the coding sequence ATGCGACCGAGAGCGATGTCCCGCTGCTACTGCGTCGTCGCGCTCCTCGTCGTCGCCGCGCTCGCGCTCCCCGACCCGACCGCCGCCGCCGAGGCCCAGACCGCCCTGGCCGCGGTCCTGGGAGCCTACCACCGTCTCCACGACGAGCACCTGCAGCCGCTTGGCCCCGAGGTCCTGCTCACCCGCGCGCTGGCCGCAGCCTTCCGCCAGGTCAGGGTGGGGCGTCCCGTCCCGTCACCGGTGGTGGCCGACGTCGGCGAGGCGGGGCGTCCGGCAGGCGCCTTTGACCTGCGCGGCGACGAGGCCCGGGACCTGCAGCGGTTCCAGCAGGTCTTCCTGCTGGCCCTGGCGGGCGCGCCCCACCTCCCACCGTTGGTGGTGGGGCACGCGGCGATCCGCGGGATGACGCAGGCGTACCATGATCCCTACACCCGGCTGCTGGACGAGGACGGGGCTGCGGGGCCGCCGGTCCCCGGACGGACGGCCGTCACTGTCCGCGCCCTCGACGGCGGGCTGGCGCACCTGGTCGTGCCGACCCTGGCGGGGGCCGTGCCGCGTCAGGCCCTGCAGGCCATCACCGCGCTGCAGGCCCGCGGGACGCGAGGGCTGATCCTCGACCTGCGCGGCAACGGCGGAGGACCGGTCCTGGGCGCCATGCTGCTGGCCGGCCCGTTCCTGCCCTCCGGGCCCGTGGCGCGGGCGCGCTACCGCAGCGGGCGGACCGTCCCCTACCCTGTCCTGCCGGCGCGGCGGTTCGAGGGCGGCGTGGCGGTCCTGGTCGACGGGGGCACGGCGTCGGCGGCGGAGATCCTGGCCGCGGCGCTACAGGAGGAGGGCATCCCGCTGGTGGGCCGGCGGACGTACGGCAAGGCGCTGGTGCAGAGCGTGTGGCGCCTCCCCGACGGGGCGATCCTGCAGTACACGACTGCGCGCGTCCTCACCCCGCAGGGGCGGGACCTGGGCGATCACGGGCTCGCCCCCGACGTAGCGGTGGCCCGGGGTGAGGACCCGCTGGCCGCCGCGGCCGCGCTGCTGCGGGCGCGGCCCTGA
- a CDS encoding cold-shock protein: MATGTVKWFSAEKGYGFISVEGGKDVFVHYTAIQADGFRNLQEGQAVQFDIVEGKKGPQAANVIPL; this comes from the coding sequence ATGGCAACTGGTACGGTCAAGTGGTTCAGCGCGGAGAAAGGCTACGGCTTCATCTCCGTGGAAGGCGGCAAGGACGTCTTCGTGCACTACACGGCGATTCAGGCCGACGGCTTCCGGAACCTCCAGGAAGGCCAGGCGGTGCAGTTCGACATCGTCGAGGGGAAGAAGGGGCCGCAGGCCGCCAACGTGATCCCGCTCTAA
- a CDS encoding YggT family protein has translation MGLLGLVQLLFRLVYLLLLARVVMSWVFPRGVDHPVALAIYRLTDPILEPLRRLVPPIGGLDISPILAFLVLGLLERLVVEALVASGLAF, from the coding sequence ATGGGACTGCTCGGTCTGGTGCAGCTCCTCTTCCGGCTCGTCTACCTCCTGCTGCTGGCCCGGGTGGTGATGTCGTGGGTCTTCCCGCGCGGTGTCGACCACCCCGTGGCGCTGGCGATCTACCGGCTCACCGACCCCATCCTCGAACCGCTGCGCCGGCTCGTCCCCCCCATCGGCGGCCTCGACATCTCCCCCATCCTGGCGTTCCTGGTCCTGGGCCTCCTCGAGCGGCTGGTCGTGGAGGCGCTGGTGGCCTCAGGGCTGGCCTTCTGA